One Streptomyces sp. NBC_00223 genomic window carries:
- a CDS encoding ABC transporter permease — translation MRHFLLRRLAAVPVTLFALSFLVFAATQILPGDVGRVVLGREASDASVRLLDHQLGLDRPLLSQYARWLGHFVTGDWGTSYTLHTPVRGLLLDRLGHSLPLALTAFAVLVPVALGLGVLAGLSHDRPLDRLISTAGLALGATPEFVTGIVLLLVFSVRLHWLPASAQTDPGAGGTWQTLRHFALPTAALVLVCLGYVSRHVRAGTIAVLGSAQVRAARLRGFSSPRIVLRHVLRNAVVPATSALGVQLQYLLGGIVVVELLFNYPGIGALLLQAAVDKDLPTLQATAMVLGVLYMLVVLLADLVYRLLDPRVRLGETA, via the coding sequence ATGAGGCACTTCCTGCTGCGCAGACTCGCGGCCGTCCCGGTGACCCTGTTCGCGCTGTCCTTCCTGGTCTTCGCCGCCACCCAGATCCTGCCCGGCGACGTCGGCCGGGTGGTGCTCGGCCGGGAGGCCAGCGACGCGTCCGTACGCCTGCTCGACCACCAACTCGGCCTGGACCGGCCGCTGCTGAGCCAGTACGCGCGGTGGCTCGGCCACTTCGTGACCGGCGACTGGGGCACGTCGTACACGCTGCACACCCCGGTGCGCGGGCTGCTGCTCGACCGGCTCGGGCACTCGCTGCCGCTGGCGCTGACCGCGTTCGCGGTGCTGGTCCCGGTCGCGCTCGGGCTCGGGGTGCTCGCCGGGCTCAGCCACGACCGGCCGCTGGACCGGCTGATCAGCACCGCGGGCCTGGCGCTGGGCGCGACACCGGAGTTCGTCACCGGGATCGTGCTGCTGCTGGTGTTCTCCGTACGGCTGCACTGGCTGCCGGCCTCCGCGCAGACCGACCCCGGCGCGGGCGGCACCTGGCAGACGCTGCGGCACTTCGCGCTGCCGACGGCCGCACTCGTCCTGGTCTGCCTGGGGTACGTGTCCCGGCATGTACGGGCGGGCACCATCGCCGTCCTGGGCAGCGCCCAGGTGCGGGCCGCCCGGCTGCGCGGCTTCAGTAGTCCGCGGATCGTGCTCCGGCATGTGCTGCGCAACGCGGTCGTGCCCGCCACCAGCGCGCTCGGGGTGCAGTTGCAGTATCTGCTCGGCGGGATCGTCGTGGTGGAACTGCTCTTCAACTACCCCGGAATCGGCGCCCTGTTGCTCCAGGCGGCCGTCGACAAGGATCTGCCGACGCTCCAGGCCACGGCGATGGTGCTCGGGGTGCTCTACATGCTGGTGGTGCTGCTGGCGGATCTGGTCTACCGGCTGCTCGACCCCCGGGTCCGGCTGGGGGAGACGGCATGA
- a CDS encoding ABC transporter permease produces MTAVTAPAPLSRVRSRPPLTLLTGAAVVAAWAVVALLWPHLVPYAPDTQVPHDRFLGPSGAHWLGTDQFGRDVFSRMLAGSRPVMEVAPAATALAIVVGTAVGLVTGARGGWLDEVVMRLVDAVAVFPAVIAAVLFVALLGHSVLVLLLVIAAAFVPLVARSVRAAVLVEREKPYVAAARLRGEPGWSLLLRELLPNVRATVLVEATSRLGNAVFAAATLSFLGLGQPPGSPEWGASISDNRIWLQNAPWTVLSPALAIASLVVGVALVADTLRNGKDATR; encoded by the coding sequence ATGACCGCGGTCACGGCTCCCGCGCCGCTCTCCCGGGTCCGGTCGCGGCCGCCGCTGACGCTGCTCACGGGCGCGGCCGTGGTCGCCGCCTGGGCGGTGGTGGCGCTGCTGTGGCCGCACCTGGTGCCGTACGCCCCCGACACACAGGTGCCGCACGACCGCTTCCTCGGGCCGAGCGGCGCGCACTGGCTGGGCACGGACCAGTTCGGGCGCGACGTCTTCTCCCGGATGCTGGCCGGTTCACGGCCGGTGATGGAGGTCGCGCCCGCCGCCACCGCGCTCGCGATCGTCGTCGGCACGGCGGTCGGCCTGGTCACGGGGGCGCGCGGCGGCTGGCTCGACGAGGTCGTGATGCGGCTGGTGGACGCGGTCGCGGTCTTCCCCGCGGTCATCGCCGCCGTGCTCTTCGTGGCGCTGCTCGGCCACTCGGTGCTGGTGCTGCTGCTGGTCATCGCGGCGGCCTTCGTACCGCTGGTGGCCCGCAGCGTACGGGCGGCGGTGCTGGTCGAGCGCGAGAAGCCGTACGTGGCCGCGGCCCGGCTGCGCGGTGAGCCCGGCTGGTCGCTGCTGCTGCGCGAACTCCTGCCCAATGTGCGGGCCACCGTGCTGGTCGAGGCCACCTCGCGGCTGGGCAACGCGGTGTTCGCGGCGGCCACGCTCTCCTTCCTCGGGCTCGGGCAGCCGCCCGGCTCGCCCGAGTGGGGCGCGTCGATCTCCGACAACCGGATCTGGCTGCAGAACGCGCCCTGGACGGTGCTGTCGCCCGCGCTCGCCATCGCCTCGCTGGTGGTGGGCGTGGCGCTGGTCGCGGACACCCTCAGAAACGGAAAGGACGCGACGCGATGA